From the Diospyros lotus cultivar Yz01 chromosome 13, ASM1463336v1, whole genome shotgun sequence genome, one window contains:
- the LOC127788303 gene encoding receptor-like protein 7 has product MRSHHFFSLLFPVILLALFYVSNAKGRCLDDQRSLLLQLKDALTLGRTVSTKLANWTSADCCEWGGVACDEEGRVKGLDLSSEGISGGISEQNCSLFSLNFLENLNLAYNKFNVTIPSSFGNLTNLKNLNLSFAGFIGQIPIAFSQLTRLVILDLSTLFFVGISTLQLQNPNLAMLFHNLTNLRELYLDGVNVSSPGTEWAQAISSSVPNLQVLSMSNCYLSGPIDSSLFNLRYLSKINLGSNNLSIPVPPLFANFKNLTSLSLSSSNLHGFFPKKILQVQTLQTLHLENNRFLNGSLPVFPENALLQNLVLRGTTFSGSLPDSIGNLKKLSKIDLGGCNFSGPIPHSMARLEEFVYVDLSTNSFAGQIPSFHMSKNLTYIDLSHNALTGPVPSAHFEGLSKLVSINLGHNSLNGTIPSFLFSLPSLNKILLSNNQFGGPVTGLSNKHLSPLDTLDLSSNKLEGPVPPFFFEFRRLNILLLSFNSFNGTVHLEKIQGLRNLTNLELSYNNLSISPGDSNSTFSSFPQLSTLKLASCNLQKFPELMNQLKLTQLDLSDNQISGELPNWIWQVGNGTLQYLNLSCNLLTSLQRPYTIPTLTIIDLHFNKLSGELPVPPASAAYVDFSINNFNSSIPPEIGHNLIFVTFFSLSNNRLSGPIPQSICKAFNLQVLDLSNNRFYGTIPRCLIESSTDTCGVLNLRNNSLTGAISDTFPQGCVLKTLDLNGNHLEGQVPASLANCLMLEVLNLGGNNISDQFPCFLMNSSSLRVLVLRSNKFQGGIGCPGVQKNVWPKLQIIDLASNNFSGVLPPNGFLKWKAMIVGGDAAKHDLNHLRFEFLTLSHFYYQDTVTVTIKGLEMELEKILTLFTSIDFSGNNFQGEIPETVGTLQSLYLLNLSHNDLTGQIPPSLGNLSQLGSLDLSHNHLSGSIPEQLAGLTFLSFLNLSFNQLVGKIPVGTQIQTFSERSFEGNEGLCGAPLRSCNASELLPRTLDVWNLDANDETDKFMNLSAGLGFFVGLGSFTLSLLLCKKWKQWFDKHVDQLLDRIFHLEDRRRRRLHRQRAYRRPIRRL; this is encoded by the coding sequence ATGAGAAGTCATCATTTCTTTAGCCTGCTTTTCCCAGTTATATTGCTTGCTCTCTTCTATGTTAGCAATGCAAAAGGCCGATGCCTGGACGATCAGAGATCATTGTTGCTCCAATTGAAGGATGCCCTTACGTTAGGTCGAACAGTTTCTACGAAATTGGCGAACTGGACAAGCGCCGATTGCTGTGAATGGGGAGGCGTGGCCTGCGATGAGGAAGGTCGTGTTAAAGGTCTTGACCTCAGCAGTGAAGGGATCTCGGGTGGGATAAGCGAGCAAAATTGTAGTCTTTTCAGTCTAAACTTTCTGGAGAACCTGAATTTGGCCTACAACAAGTTCAACGTAACAATTCCATCGAGTTTCGGAAACCTCACAAATTTGAAGAATCTGAATTTGTCATTCGCTGGTTTCATTGGGCAGATTCCAATTGCATTTTCGCAGCTGACAAGGTTGGTTATACTTGACCTATCCACTCTTTTCTTTGTTGGAATTTCTACCCTGCAGCTTCAGAACCcaaatttagcaatgcttttTCACAACCTTACGAATCTTAGAGAGCTCTATCTTGATGGGGTGAATGTGTCTTCACCGGGGACTGAATGGGCGCAGGCTATTTCATCGTCAGTGCCGAATCTGCAAGTTTTGAGCATGTCCAATTGTTATCTTTCTGGCCCTATAGATTCTTCCCTGTTCAACCTTCGCTATCTGTCAAAAATCAATCTTGGTTCAAACAATCTTTCTATTCCAGTTCCGCCGTTGTTtgcaaatttcaaaaatttgaccAGTTTGAGTCTTAGTTCCTCCAACTTGCATGGATTCTTTCCGAAAAAGATTTTGCAGGTTCAAACATTGCAGACTCTGCATTTGGAAAACAATAGATTCCTCAACGGTTCTTTGCCAGTGTTCCCAGAAAATGCACTTCTTCAGAACCTGGTGCTCAGGGGGACAACATTTTCAGGCTCATTACCAGATTCCATTGGTAATCTGAAGAAATTATCCAAAATAGACCTTGGAGGTTGCAATTTCAGCGGACCAATTCCACATTCAATGGCAAGACTTGAGGAATTCGTTTATGTGGACCTGTCAACCAATTCATTCGCCGGTCAAATTCCCTCTTTCCATATGTCCAAGAATCTCACCTACATAGACTTGTCTCATAATGCTTTAACAGGTCCAGTTCCGTCCGCTCACTTTGAAGGCCTTTCAAAACTTGTAAGCATCAATTTAGGACATAATTCACTGAATGGGACTATTCCCTCGTTTCTGTTTTCtcttccatcactaaataaaatTCTTCTTTCCAACAACCAATTTGGTGGTCCTGTTACTGGGCTTTCTAACAAGCACCTGTCTCCACTGGATACGTTGGATTTGAGTAGTAACAAACTAGAAGGGCCTGTTCCACCATTCTTCTTTGAGTTTCGAAGGCTTAATATTCTCTTGCTTTCTTTCAACAGCTTCAATGGTACAGTACATCTAGAAAAGATTCAGGGGCTACGGAATCTTACGAACCTTGAGCTCTCATACAACAATTTATCCATTAGTCCAGGTGACAGTAATTCTACCTTCTCTTCCTTTCCTCAGCTCAGCACATTAAAATTGGCTTCCTGCAACCTGCAAAAATTCCCGGAACTTATGAACCAGTTAAAGTTGACTCAGCTTGACCTTTCGGACAACCAAATCTCAGGGGAACTACCTAATTGGATTTGGCAGGTGGGGAATGGAACTCTACAATATCTGAATCTTTCCTGTAATTTACTAACTAGTTTGCAAAGGCCATACACTATTCCTACTCTTACGATCATTGACCTACATTTCAATAAGCTCTCTGGCGAATTGCCAGTGCCACCAGCATCAGCCGCCTATGTCGACTTTTCAATCAACAATTTCAACTCTTCTATCCCTCCCGAAATTGGGCACAATctgatttttgttactttcttctctctttcaaaTAATAGACTCTCCGGACCCATCCCTCAATCAATTTGCAAAGCATTCAATTTACAGGTTCTTGATCTGTCCAACAATAGATTCTATGGCACTATACCTCGATGTTTGATTGAAAGTAGTACGGACACTTGTGGGGTACTGAATTTGCGCAACAACAGTCTTACTGGTGCTATATCGGATACATTCCCACAAGGTTGTGTTTTGAAAACATTAGATTTGAATGGGAATCATTTGGAGGGGCAGGTCCCAGCGTCGTTGGCTAATTGTCTAATGTTAGAGGTTTTAAACCTTGGGGGCAACAACATATCTGATCAGTTCCCTTGCTTCTTGATGAACTCATCTAGTTTGCGTGTGTTAGTTTTGCGGTCTAACAAGTTTCAAGGTGGCATTGGTTGTCCAGGTGTACAAAAAAATGTCTGGCCAAAGCTTCAGATCATTGACCTGGCTTCCAACAACTTTAGTGGTGTTCTACCACCAAATGGCTTCTTAAAGTGGAAAGCAATGATAGTTGGTGGGGATGCTGCAAAACATGATCTCAATCACTTGCGCTTTGAGTTCCTAACGCTTAGCCACTTCTACTATCAGGATACAGTGACAGTTACCATCAAGGGATTGGAAATGGAGCTGGAGAAGATTTTAACTTTATTCACCTCCATTGACTTCTCAGGCAACAATTTCCAAGGAGAGATACCAGAAACAGTTGGGACTTTGCAATCCCTCTATCTTCTCAACTTATCACACAATGACCTGACAGGTCAAATTCCACCATCACTTGGAAACTTGTCGCAGCTTGGATCATTAGACCTCTCCCATAACCACCTAAGTGGTAGTATCCCAGAGCAGCTTGCAGGGCTCACATTTCTTTCATTCCTAAACTTGTCATTTAATCAACTGGTTGGAAAGATCCCGGTAGGGACTCAAATTCAAACATTTTCCGAAAGATCATTTGAAGGAAATGAAGGATTATGTGGGGCTCCTTTGAGATCATGCAATGCCTCTGAGCTGCTGCCACGAACATTAGATGTTTGGAATTTAGACGCTAATGATGAAACTGATAAGTTCATGAATCTAAGTGCCGGATTGGGATTTTTCGTGGGGTTGGGAAGCTTCACACTGTCACTTCTCTTGTGTAAAAAATGGAAGCAGTGGTTTGACAAACATGTTGATCAACTTCTTGATAGAATTTTCCATCTAGAAGACAGGAGGAGAAGACGGCTCCATAGACAACGAGCTTACAGACGCCCAATTCGCAGACTTTAG